The following coding sequences lie in one Pseudorca crassidens isolate mPseCra1 chromosome 2, mPseCra1.hap1, whole genome shotgun sequence genomic window:
- the MXRA8 gene encoding matrix remodeling-associated protein 8 isoform X4 — MELRARVLLWKLVLLQSSSVLLSSGPAGPATPGSSVVSESAVSWAAGARAVLRCQSPRMVWTQDRLHDRQRVVHWDLSGGPAGGSARRLVDMYSAGEQRVYEPRDSGRLLLTPTAFQDGNFSLLIRAVEDTDEGLYTCNLHHHYCHLYESLAVRLEVTDDPRAAGAHWDGEKEVLAVERGAPALLTCVNRAHVWTDRHLEEAQQVVHWDRQPPGVPHDRADRLLDLYASGERRAYGPPFLRERVAVGADAFARGDFSLRIDPLEPADEGTYSCHLHHHYCGLHERRVFHLKVTEPAARPPPRDSPGNGSSHSGAPGPGAGDPTLTRGRSVINVIVPEGRAHFFQQLGYVLATLLLFILLLITVILATRQRRRGGYEYSDKKSKSKGKDVNMVEFAVAAGDQPLYRREDIRLGYKNNLLKERVELSHSPLPAKSIDLDKEFRKEYCK, encoded by the exons ATGGAGCTGCGGGCCCGGGTCCTGCTCTGGAAACTTGTGCTTCTGCAGA GCTCTTCTGTCCTTCTGTCCTCAG GGCCAGCCGGGCCCGCGACCCCCGGCAGCTCCGTTGTGTCCGAGTCTGCAGTGAGCTGGGCAGCCGGCGCCCGGGCGGTGCTGCGCTGTCAGAGCCCGCGCATGGTGTGGACGCAAGACCGGCTGCACGACCGCCAGCGCGTGGTCCACTGGGACCTCAGCGGCGGCCCGGCCGGCGGCTCCGCGCGCCGACTCGTGGACATGTACTCGGCGGGCGAGCAGCGCGTGTACGAGCCGCGCGACAGCGGCCGCCTGCTGCTGACCCCCACCGCCTTCCAGGACGGCAACTTCTCGCTGCTCATCCGCG CGGTGGAGGACACAGACGAGGGGCTGTACACCTGTAACCTGCACCACCATTACTGCCACCTCTACGAGAGCCTGGCCGTGCGCCTCGAGGTCACCGACGACC CCCGGGCCGCCGGCGCGCACTGGGACGGCGAGAAGGAGGTGCTGGCAGTGGAGCGCGGCGCGCCCGCGTTGCTGACGTGCGTGAACCGCGCGCACGTGTGGACCGACCGGCACCTGGAGGAGGCGCAGCAGGTGGTGCACTGGGACCGGCAGCCGCCCGGGGTGCCGCACGACCGCGCGGACCGCCTGCTCGACCTGTACGCGTCGGGCGAGCGCCGCGCCTACGGGCCGCCCTTCCTGCGGGAGCGCGTGGCGGTGGGGGCGGACGCCTTTGCGCGCGGTGACTTCTCGCTGCGCATCGACCCGCTGGAGCCGGCAGACGAGGGCACCTACTCCTGCCACCTGCACCACCACTACTGCGGCCTGCACGAGCGCCGCGTCTTCCACCTGAAGGTCACCGAGCCCGCCGCCCGGCCGCCCCCGCGGGACTCGCCGGGCAACGGTTCCAGCCACAGCGGCGCGCCCGGCCCAGGTGCAGGAG ACCCCACGCTGACGCGCGGCCGCAGCGTCATCAACGTCATCGTCCCCGAGGGCCGGGCCCACTTCTTCCAGCAGCTGGGCTACGTGCTGGCCACGCTGCTGCTCTTCATTCTGCTGCTCATCACGGTCATCCTGGCCACCCGACAGCGCCGCCGCGGAG GCTACGAATACTCCGACAAGAAGTCCAAGTCCAAGGG GAAGGACGTGAACATGGTGGAGTTTGCTGTGGCTGCCGGCGACCAGCCTCTTTACAGGAGGGAGGACATCCGACTAG GTTACAAAAACAACCTCCTGAAGGAGAGGGTTGAGCTGTCCCACAGCCCCCTGCCCGCCAAGAGCATCGACTTGGACAAAG AGTTCAGGAAGGAGTACTGCAAATAA
- the MXRA8 gene encoding matrix remodeling-associated protein 8 isoform X2: MELRARVLLWKLVLLQSSSVLLSSGPAGPATPGSSVVSESAVSWAAGARAVLRCQSPRMVWTQDRLHDRQRVVHWDLSGGPAGGSARRLVDMYSAGEQRVYEPRDSGRLLLTPTAFQDGNFSLLIRAVEDTDEGLYTCNLHHHYCHLYESLAVRLEVTDDPRAAGAHWDGEKEVLAVERGAPALLTCVNRAHVWTDRHLEEAQQVVHWDRQPPGVPHDRADRLLDLYASGERRAYGPPFLRERVAVGADAFARGDFSLRIDPLEPADEGTYSCHLHHHYCGLHERRVFHLKVTEPAARPPPRDSPGNGSSHSGAPGPGAGDPTLTRGRSVINVIVPEGRAHFFQQLGYVLATLLLFILLLITVILATRQRRRGGYEYSDKKSKSKGKDVNMVEFAVAAGDQPLYRREDIRLGYKNNLLKERVELSHSPLPAKSIDLDKEGQRADTRLSPWLPEFRKEYCK, translated from the exons ATGGAGCTGCGGGCCCGGGTCCTGCTCTGGAAACTTGTGCTTCTGCAGA GCTCTTCTGTCCTTCTGTCCTCAG GGCCAGCCGGGCCCGCGACCCCCGGCAGCTCCGTTGTGTCCGAGTCTGCAGTGAGCTGGGCAGCCGGCGCCCGGGCGGTGCTGCGCTGTCAGAGCCCGCGCATGGTGTGGACGCAAGACCGGCTGCACGACCGCCAGCGCGTGGTCCACTGGGACCTCAGCGGCGGCCCGGCCGGCGGCTCCGCGCGCCGACTCGTGGACATGTACTCGGCGGGCGAGCAGCGCGTGTACGAGCCGCGCGACAGCGGCCGCCTGCTGCTGACCCCCACCGCCTTCCAGGACGGCAACTTCTCGCTGCTCATCCGCG CGGTGGAGGACACAGACGAGGGGCTGTACACCTGTAACCTGCACCACCATTACTGCCACCTCTACGAGAGCCTGGCCGTGCGCCTCGAGGTCACCGACGACC CCCGGGCCGCCGGCGCGCACTGGGACGGCGAGAAGGAGGTGCTGGCAGTGGAGCGCGGCGCGCCCGCGTTGCTGACGTGCGTGAACCGCGCGCACGTGTGGACCGACCGGCACCTGGAGGAGGCGCAGCAGGTGGTGCACTGGGACCGGCAGCCGCCCGGGGTGCCGCACGACCGCGCGGACCGCCTGCTCGACCTGTACGCGTCGGGCGAGCGCCGCGCCTACGGGCCGCCCTTCCTGCGGGAGCGCGTGGCGGTGGGGGCGGACGCCTTTGCGCGCGGTGACTTCTCGCTGCGCATCGACCCGCTGGAGCCGGCAGACGAGGGCACCTACTCCTGCCACCTGCACCACCACTACTGCGGCCTGCACGAGCGCCGCGTCTTCCACCTGAAGGTCACCGAGCCCGCCGCCCGGCCGCCCCCGCGGGACTCGCCGGGCAACGGTTCCAGCCACAGCGGCGCGCCCGGCCCAGGTGCAGGAG ACCCCACGCTGACGCGCGGCCGCAGCGTCATCAACGTCATCGTCCCCGAGGGCCGGGCCCACTTCTTCCAGCAGCTGGGCTACGTGCTGGCCACGCTGCTGCTCTTCATTCTGCTGCTCATCACGGTCATCCTGGCCACCCGACAGCGCCGCCGCGGAG GCTACGAATACTCCGACAAGAAGTCCAAGTCCAAGGG GAAGGACGTGAACATGGTGGAGTTTGCTGTGGCTGCCGGCGACCAGCCTCTTTACAGGAGGGAGGACATCCGACTAG GTTACAAAAACAACCTCCTGAAGGAGAGGGTTGAGCTGTCCCACAGCCCCCTGCCCGCCAAGAGCATCGACTTGGACAAAG aggggcagagggcagacaCCCGCCTGTCCCCTTGGCTTCCAGAGTTCAGGAAGGAGTACTGCAAATAA
- the MXRA8 gene encoding matrix remodeling-associated protein 8 isoform X3 produces the protein MELRARVLLWKLVLLQSSSVLLSSGPAGPATPGSSVVSESAVSWAAGARAVLRCQSPRMVWTQDRLHDRQRVVHWDLSGGPAGGSARRLVDMYSAGEQRVYEPRDSGRLLLTPTAFQDGNFSLLIRAVEDTDEGLYTCNLHHHYCHLYESLAVRLEVTDDPRAAGAHWDGEKEVLAVERGAPALLTCVNRAHVWTDRHLEEAQQVVHWDRQPPGVPHDRADRLLDLYASGERRAYGPPFLRERVAVGADAFARGDFSLRIDPLEPADEGTYSCHLHHHYCGLHERRVFHLKVTEPAARPPPRDSPGNGSSHSGAPGPDPTLTRGRSVINVIVPEGRAHFFQQLGYVLATLLLFILLLITVILATRQRRRGGYEYSDKKSKSKGKDVNMVEFAVAAGDQPLYRREDIRLGYKNNLLKERVELSHSPLPAKSIDLDKAEGQRADTRLSPWLPEFRKEYCK, from the exons ATGGAGCTGCGGGCCCGGGTCCTGCTCTGGAAACTTGTGCTTCTGCAGA GCTCTTCTGTCCTTCTGTCCTCAG GGCCAGCCGGGCCCGCGACCCCCGGCAGCTCCGTTGTGTCCGAGTCTGCAGTGAGCTGGGCAGCCGGCGCCCGGGCGGTGCTGCGCTGTCAGAGCCCGCGCATGGTGTGGACGCAAGACCGGCTGCACGACCGCCAGCGCGTGGTCCACTGGGACCTCAGCGGCGGCCCGGCCGGCGGCTCCGCGCGCCGACTCGTGGACATGTACTCGGCGGGCGAGCAGCGCGTGTACGAGCCGCGCGACAGCGGCCGCCTGCTGCTGACCCCCACCGCCTTCCAGGACGGCAACTTCTCGCTGCTCATCCGCG CGGTGGAGGACACAGACGAGGGGCTGTACACCTGTAACCTGCACCACCATTACTGCCACCTCTACGAGAGCCTGGCCGTGCGCCTCGAGGTCACCGACGACC CCCGGGCCGCCGGCGCGCACTGGGACGGCGAGAAGGAGGTGCTGGCAGTGGAGCGCGGCGCGCCCGCGTTGCTGACGTGCGTGAACCGCGCGCACGTGTGGACCGACCGGCACCTGGAGGAGGCGCAGCAGGTGGTGCACTGGGACCGGCAGCCGCCCGGGGTGCCGCACGACCGCGCGGACCGCCTGCTCGACCTGTACGCGTCGGGCGAGCGCCGCGCCTACGGGCCGCCCTTCCTGCGGGAGCGCGTGGCGGTGGGGGCGGACGCCTTTGCGCGCGGTGACTTCTCGCTGCGCATCGACCCGCTGGAGCCGGCAGACGAGGGCACCTACTCCTGCCACCTGCACCACCACTACTGCGGCCTGCACGAGCGCCGCGTCTTCCACCTGAAGGTCACCGAGCCCGCCGCCCGGCCGCCCCCGCGGGACTCGCCGGGCAACGGTTCCAGCCACAGCGGCGCGCCCGGCCCAG ACCCCACGCTGACGCGCGGCCGCAGCGTCATCAACGTCATCGTCCCCGAGGGCCGGGCCCACTTCTTCCAGCAGCTGGGCTACGTGCTGGCCACGCTGCTGCTCTTCATTCTGCTGCTCATCACGGTCATCCTGGCCACCCGACAGCGCCGCCGCGGAG GCTACGAATACTCCGACAAGAAGTCCAAGTCCAAGGG GAAGGACGTGAACATGGTGGAGTTTGCTGTGGCTGCCGGCGACCAGCCTCTTTACAGGAGGGAGGACATCCGACTAG GTTACAAAAACAACCTCCTGAAGGAGAGGGTTGAGCTGTCCCACAGCCCCCTGCCCGCCAAGAGCATCGACTTGGACAAAG cagaggggcagagggcagacaCCCGCCTGTCCCCTTGGCTTCCAGAGTTCAGGAAGGAGTACTGCAAATAA
- the MXRA8 gene encoding matrix remodeling-associated protein 8 isoform X1, translating to MELRARVLLWKLVLLQSSSVLLSSGPAGPATPGSSVVSESAVSWAAGARAVLRCQSPRMVWTQDRLHDRQRVVHWDLSGGPAGGSARRLVDMYSAGEQRVYEPRDSGRLLLTPTAFQDGNFSLLIRAVEDTDEGLYTCNLHHHYCHLYESLAVRLEVTDDPRAAGAHWDGEKEVLAVERGAPALLTCVNRAHVWTDRHLEEAQQVVHWDRQPPGVPHDRADRLLDLYASGERRAYGPPFLRERVAVGADAFARGDFSLRIDPLEPADEGTYSCHLHHHYCGLHERRVFHLKVTEPAARPPPRDSPGNGSSHSGAPGPGAGDPTLTRGRSVINVIVPEGRAHFFQQLGYVLATLLLFILLLITVILATRQRRRGGYEYSDKKSKSKGKDVNMVEFAVAAGDQPLYRREDIRLGYKNNLLKERVELSHSPLPAKSIDLDKAEGQRADTRLSPWLPEFRKEYCK from the exons ATGGAGCTGCGGGCCCGGGTCCTGCTCTGGAAACTTGTGCTTCTGCAGA GCTCTTCTGTCCTTCTGTCCTCAG GGCCAGCCGGGCCCGCGACCCCCGGCAGCTCCGTTGTGTCCGAGTCTGCAGTGAGCTGGGCAGCCGGCGCCCGGGCGGTGCTGCGCTGTCAGAGCCCGCGCATGGTGTGGACGCAAGACCGGCTGCACGACCGCCAGCGCGTGGTCCACTGGGACCTCAGCGGCGGCCCGGCCGGCGGCTCCGCGCGCCGACTCGTGGACATGTACTCGGCGGGCGAGCAGCGCGTGTACGAGCCGCGCGACAGCGGCCGCCTGCTGCTGACCCCCACCGCCTTCCAGGACGGCAACTTCTCGCTGCTCATCCGCG CGGTGGAGGACACAGACGAGGGGCTGTACACCTGTAACCTGCACCACCATTACTGCCACCTCTACGAGAGCCTGGCCGTGCGCCTCGAGGTCACCGACGACC CCCGGGCCGCCGGCGCGCACTGGGACGGCGAGAAGGAGGTGCTGGCAGTGGAGCGCGGCGCGCCCGCGTTGCTGACGTGCGTGAACCGCGCGCACGTGTGGACCGACCGGCACCTGGAGGAGGCGCAGCAGGTGGTGCACTGGGACCGGCAGCCGCCCGGGGTGCCGCACGACCGCGCGGACCGCCTGCTCGACCTGTACGCGTCGGGCGAGCGCCGCGCCTACGGGCCGCCCTTCCTGCGGGAGCGCGTGGCGGTGGGGGCGGACGCCTTTGCGCGCGGTGACTTCTCGCTGCGCATCGACCCGCTGGAGCCGGCAGACGAGGGCACCTACTCCTGCCACCTGCACCACCACTACTGCGGCCTGCACGAGCGCCGCGTCTTCCACCTGAAGGTCACCGAGCCCGCCGCCCGGCCGCCCCCGCGGGACTCGCCGGGCAACGGTTCCAGCCACAGCGGCGCGCCCGGCCCAGGTGCAGGAG ACCCCACGCTGACGCGCGGCCGCAGCGTCATCAACGTCATCGTCCCCGAGGGCCGGGCCCACTTCTTCCAGCAGCTGGGCTACGTGCTGGCCACGCTGCTGCTCTTCATTCTGCTGCTCATCACGGTCATCCTGGCCACCCGACAGCGCCGCCGCGGAG GCTACGAATACTCCGACAAGAAGTCCAAGTCCAAGGG GAAGGACGTGAACATGGTGGAGTTTGCTGTGGCTGCCGGCGACCAGCCTCTTTACAGGAGGGAGGACATCCGACTAG GTTACAAAAACAACCTCCTGAAGGAGAGGGTTGAGCTGTCCCACAGCCCCCTGCCCGCCAAGAGCATCGACTTGGACAAAG cagaggggcagagggcagacaCCCGCCTGTCCCCTTGGCTTCCAGAGTTCAGGAAGGAGTACTGCAAATAA
- the AURKAIP1 gene encoding small ribosomal subunit protein mS38, which produces MFMVRLTSQLLRAVPRAGCSGPWPVCGVLGRHACRPRYSVQPIGPSGVASLPDRRVHMELEEMLVPRKMCVSPLENWLTVRYLLPRLDAGAPEIVSPAQVYECPPSQVGEGFEQGGKDVWDAPQIQCKNVLKIRRRKMNHHKYRKLVKRTRFLRRKVREGRLRRKQIRFERDLRRIWLKAGLKEAPAGWQTPKIYLKGK; this is translated from the exons ATGTTCATGGTGCGCCTGACTTCCCAGCTGCTCAGGGCTGTTCCCCGGGCAG GTTGCAGTGGGCCTTGGCCTGTCTGCGGGGTGTTGGGCAGGCATGCCTGCAGGCCTCGTTACAGCGTGCAACCAATAGGCCCAAGTGGGGTTGCCTCCCTCCCTGACCGGCGGGTCCACATGGAGCTTGAGGAGATGCTGGTCCCCAGGAAGATGTGTGTCAGCCCCCTGGAGAACTGGCTGACCGTTCGCTACCTCCTGCCCAGACTGGACGCTGGGGCCCCAGAGATTGTGTCTCCAGCCCAAGTCTATGAGTGTCCGCCCAGCCAGGTGGGGGAAGGGTTCGAGCAGGGGGGTAAGGACGTCTGGGACGCACCCCAGATACAGTGCAAAAACGTGCTCAAGATCCGCCGGCGGAAGATGAATCATCACAAGTACCGCAAGCTGGTCAAGAGGACCCGGTTCCTGCGGCGGAAAGTCAGGGAGGGACGCCTGAGACGGAAGCAG ATAAGGTTCGAGAGAGACCTGAGGCGCATCTGGCTGAAGGCGGGCCTGAAGGAAGCCCCCGCAGGCTGGCAGACCCCCAAGATCTACCTGAAGGGCAAATGA